The region GTAATATTGCAAATTAAAAATGGTCCAATGGATTTTCAGGTAAGAGAACCTGTTTCTCCACTATTTGGAGGGTTAGAGAACACCAATCAAATACTAGAACTTCAAATTACCCAGGAATATACTGGACAACAACGTCACCTCTGTTATCTTGCAACTCAGTGGAAGGAAATACTGGAGTTTGACACATATGCTAAAGGTAAGGGCTCGAAAGTAAAAAAAATAGTAGATGGAAGTCTGATTAAGCAGAAACATAGTGGTTTTGCCGCTGTTGTAAACGTAGGTGATGATCAAAACTGGACAGGTCATACACTAGCGCAGGCAAATTTATATTCCTATGGTAGACTTTCCTGGAATCCGGATATGAGTGCAGTGGAGATAGCAGAAGAATGGATTAAAAATACTTTTGCTAATAAAGAAAAAGTACTTAAAACTATAAGAGAAATGCTTATGGATTCTTGGGAGATTTATGAAAATTATACTTCTCCACTAGGTATTGGTTGGATGGTAAATCCAAATCATCACTATGGTCCTAATGTTGATGGGTACGAATTCTCCCCATGGGGAACTTATCATCGTGCTGATCATCATGGTATAGGTGTTGATAGAACCCTTAAGTTTGGTACTGGCTATACTGGTCAATATCATCCAGAAATTCAAGAAAAATATGAGTCTATGGAAAATTGTCCTGAAGAGTTATTATTATTCTTTCACCATGTCCCTTATAGATATAGATTAAAATCAGGAAAAACATTAATACAACACATTTATGATACACACTTTGAGGGAGTTGAACAGCTTGAAGATATGATAAACAAATGGTCTAAATTGGAAGATGAAATTGATTCTAAAATATTCAATCAAGTTATGGAAAGACTTGATGGCCAATTGGAACATGCTAAAGAGTGGAGAGATGTGATAAACACATATTTTTATAGAAAAACAGGTATAAATGATGAAAAAAATAGAAAGATCTACAAATAGGGGGGTAAATATTATGAGTAAATCAAAAGAAAATTTAGAGTTGTATAAAAATCCAGATGCCACATTGGAAGAAAGAGTTGATGATCTAGTATCAAGGATGACGCTAGAAGAAAAAACTAGTCAAATGTTATATTATTCGAGTGCTATAGGTAGATTGGGCATTCATGAATATAATTGGTGGAACGAATGTCTTCATGGAGTTGCTAGAGCAGGTGTTGCTACTGTTTTCCCTCAAGCGATAGGAATGGCAGCTAGTTTTAATCAGGACCTTTTACAAGATGTAGCTTCTACAATAGCAGATGAGGGTAGGGCTAAGTATAATGAGTTTGTAAAACATGAAGATAGAGGTATATATAAAGGACTTACTTATTGGACTCCAAATATAAATATTTTTAGAGATCCGCGTTGGGGTAGGGGGCAAGAAACTTATGGAGAAGATCCCTACTTAACAGGTCGTCTTGGTGTAAGTTTTATTAAAGGCTTACAAGGAGACCATCCTAAGTATATGAAGGCTGCGGCCTGTGCTAAACATTTTGCGGTACATAGTGGACCAGAGCTTGAACGCCATGAATTTGATGCTATCGCAAATGACAAAGATCTTTATGAAACATACTTGCCTGCTTTTAGAGATGCTGTAAAGGAAGCAAAGGTTGAAGCTGTAATGGGTGCATACAATAGAGTAAATGGTGAACCTGCTTGTGCTAGTGATATATTGATGGAGAAAATCCTTAGAGGTGAATGGGAGTTTGAAGGGCATTATGTTTCTGATTGTGGAGCAATTGCTGATATACATGAAAATCACAAAGTAAAAGATAGTCCTGAAGAATCTGCAGCTATGGCTGTAAATGCTGGCTGTGATTTGAACTGTGGGAAAGTATATGAAAGCTTGAAAAGAGCAATTAAAGAAGGAATGATAAGTGAAGAGACCATTGATAAATCTGTTAAAAGGCTCATGAGAGCTAGATTCAAATTAGGAATGTTTGACCCTGAAGATGCAGTCCCATTTAATAGTATTCCTTATGAGGTAAATGACAGTGACGAACATAGACAAAAAGCATTAGAAACTGCGAGAGAATCTATGGTCTTGTTGAAAAATGAAGATTCATTATTACCTTTAGACAAAGATGAAATAAAAAATATTGCTGTAATTGGACCAAATGCTGATAGTAAAGATGTTCTACTGGCAAATTATTCTGGACTCCCATCTAAATATACAACTGTCCTAAAAGGAATTCAAGAAGCAGTAAATGATGATACCAGAGTCTATTATGCAGAAGGTTGTGCTATGGGTGAAACACCAGAATCATTCTGGGGGAATCCTCCAACCACAGGTTTTGCTGAAGCCTTATCTGCTGCTGAGCGTTCTGATATTGTAGTTATGTGCCTGGGATTATCTCCTAAGTTAGAAGGAGAAGAAGGAGAATTTGCTAATTCTGATGGTGGC is a window of Halanaerobiaceae bacterium ANBcell28 DNA encoding:
- a CDS encoding glycoside hydrolase family 3 C-terminal domain-containing protein → MSKSKENLELYKNPDATLEERVDDLVSRMTLEEKTSQMLYYSSAIGRLGIHEYNWWNECLHGVARAGVATVFPQAIGMAASFNQDLLQDVASTIADEGRAKYNEFVKHEDRGIYKGLTYWTPNINIFRDPRWGRGQETYGEDPYLTGRLGVSFIKGLQGDHPKYMKAAACAKHFAVHSGPELERHEFDAIANDKDLYETYLPAFRDAVKEAKVEAVMGAYNRVNGEPACASDILMEKILRGEWEFEGHYVSDCGAIADIHENHKVKDSPEESAAMAVNAGCDLNCGKVYESLKRAIKEGMISEETIDKSVKRLMRARFKLGMFDPEDAVPFNSIPYEVNDSDEHRQKALETARESMVLLKNEDSLLPLDKDEIKNIAVIGPNADSKDVLLANYSGLPSKYTTVLKGIQEAVNDDTRVYYAEGCAMGETPESFWGNPPTTGFAEALSAAERSDIVVMCLGLSPKLEGEEGEFANSDGGGDKINLQFPGMQLELLKVISQLGKPVVLVLLNGSPLDLNWPHENVPAILEAWYPGEEGGTAVADILFGNYNPGGRLPLTFVKSMDQLPPFRDYNMDNRTYRFMKEKPLYPFGYGLSYTDFKYSDLEITDNEISSESDKDIKVSVTIENVGDRNGDEVVQLYIKDIEATTRVANMDLRGFKRINLDAGEKTKVEFVLKLRDLALIDDDGKCYLEPGVFKIFVGGQQADARSEELTAKKVLSLELEVKGNKQEMEY